From one Planococcus citri chromosome 3, ihPlaCitr1.1, whole genome shotgun sequence genomic stretch:
- the LOC135841965 gene encoding regulation of nuclear pre-mRNA domain-containing protein 1B produces the protein MAGFTESSLSKKLEDLNASQQSIETLSLWLIHHRKHYSTIVKTWMRELIGAEESRQLTLMYLANDVIQNSKKKGPEYGKQFGTVLKKAFEIMGGDSCSEKTRKSLTRLLNIWEERGVYSKELIDEFKNALGVGKRKSKSRDTSPPKKKVKVKETKPKPVNIEKEPQQQTYIKEDKDGSKELHVTLSPATDVIDPPEPEELIKALMDLENSASSDATVREKIANLPPEVSEINLLSRLEDRRMAETLLRQVNEAITLLSDYNSRLVNEMSERKKVASLLRDFIQSQRGLLIQAENRLQECKEKFKKIYQVRNEVKNRLQNLPDLQQLPNVTGGLAPLPSVGDLFNVS, from the exons ATGGCTGGATTTACAGAATcttcattatcaaaaaaattggaagatttGAATGCCTCTCAGCAAAGCATTGAAACTCTGTCATTATGGTTAATTCATCACCGAAAACATTACAGTACTATTGTGAAAACGTGGATGAGAGAATTGATCGGCG ccGAAGAAAGCCGACAGCTGACTTTGATGTATCTAGCGAATGATGTTATCCAGAATAGCAAAAAGAAAGGACCAGAATATGGAAAACAATTCGGCaccgttttgaaaaaagctttcgaAATAATGGGCGGAGATTCTTGCAGCGAAAAAACTCGCAAAAGTTTGACTCGTCTTTTAAATATATGGGAAGAAAGAGGAGTGTATTCGAAAGAATTGATAGacgaatttaaaaatgcactag GTGTTGGCAAAAGGAAAAGCAAAAGTCGAGATACTTCACCGCCGAAGAAGAAGGTAAAAGTTAAAGAAACTAAACCCAAACCAGTCAACATTGAAAAAGAACCGCAACAACAAACGTATATTAAAGAGGATAAAGATGGTTCGAAAGAGTTACATGTCACTTTATCTCCTGCTACGGATGTAATTGATCCACCAGAGCCGGAGGAACTGATCAAAGCGTTAATG GATCTTGAAAATTCTGCTTCAAGTGATGCTACAGTTcgagaaaaaattgccaatttgcCCCCGGAAGTTTCCGAAATAAATTTACTGTCCAGATTGGAAg ATAGAAGAATGGCCGAAACGTTATTACGGCAAGTGAACGAGGCTATTACGTTACTGTCGGATTATAATTCAAGGCTTGTAAACGAGATGAGTGAACGAAAAAAGGTAGCTAGTTTGCTGAGAGATTTCATTCAATCCCAAAGGGGTTTATTAATACAAGCCGAGAACAGATTACAG GAATGTAAAGAGAAGTTCAAGAAAATATATCAAGTACGAAACGAAGTTAAAAATAGACTGCAGAATTTACCTGATTTACAACAGTTGCCCAACGTTACTGGAGGATTAGCACCTTTACCATCTGTTGGAGATTTATTCAACGTTTCTTAA